The genomic window AACAAGCCTTTGTTCAGTTAGATAACGGCAGAAATGTCTATGTCCGTGGGAAAGTTGACCGTATCGATCGATTAAAGACCAGTGAAGCTATTGGTGTTGTAGACTACAAATCTTCTCTAACTCAATTTAACTTTCCTCTCTTTTTTAACGGTCTAAACTCACAATTGCCAACATACTTGGCTGCTCTTAAGAAAGAAGGAAATAAAGATTTCTTTGGAGCTATGTATTTAGTGATGGCTGAACCGATTCAGTCCTTACAAGCCAATAAAACTCTTTCAAAGGCTTTAGCAGAAACGACTAAGAGTATGAAATATCAAGGGCTATTTCTCGAAAAAGAGATAACGAACCTTGGGGAACTTTACAATAAAAACAAGACCTATCAGTTGTCTGATGAGGAATTCCAGTTATTACTGGACTACAACGCCCTTATCTACAAAAAGGCAGCAGAGAAGATTTTATCTGGCCAATTTGCTATCAATCCATACACAGAAGACGGAAGAAGTATTACCCCATATGTTCAACAATATCAAGCTATTACAGGATTTGAAGCCAATTACCATCTAGGTCAAGCTAGATTCTTAGATAAGGTTGCTAAGAGTAATGACAAGGAAGCTTGGTTTAATAAAATTAGAGAGGAGTTGGAACGATGAAATTTTTATCCCAAGAAGAGGTTGAAGAGTTGCAAGTAGCAGAAGCTCATTCTGACAAGAAACCAAAGAAAACCGCTGAGCAAATTCAAGCTATCTACAGTTCTGGTAAAAACATTCTGGTTTCAGCATCAGCTGGCTCAGGAAAAACCTTTGTCATGGCTGAACGAATTCTTGATCAACTAGCGCGTGGAGTAGAAATTCGCCAACTCTTTATTTCAACCTTTACGGTAAAGGCAGCCACCGAGTTAAAAGAACGCTTGGAAAAGAAAATCAGCCAACAAATCCAAGAGACTCAAAATTTGGAGCTAAAAAAACATCTTGGAAGACAATTAGCTGATTTACCAAACGCTGCCATCGGAACTATGGACTCTTTTACTCAGAAGTTCCTGGCTAAACATGGTTATCTGATTGACCTCGCCCCAAACTTTCGGATTCTTGAGAATGAAAGTGAACAACTTCTCTTAAAAAATGAGGTTTTTCGACAAGTTTTTGAAAGTCATTACCAAGACAAGGAGAAAGATGATTTTAGTCGATTGGTCAAGAACTTTGCTGGTAGGAGTAAAGATGCGCGTGGACTACGTAAACAGGTCTATATGATTTATGATTTTTTGCAATCTACTAGCAATCCTCAGGCTTGGCTAGAGGAATCTTTCCTAAAAGGTTTTGAAAAGGCTGATTTTACAGTTGCTAAAGAAAACCTTGTAGACGATATAAAGGAGAAACTCTGGAATTTAGAAAGCTTTTTCCGTTACCATTTGGATAATGATGCCAAGGAATTTGGTAAAGCAGCTTATTTAGAATCTGTTCAACAAGTTCTTGATGAAATCGGAGCTTTAACCAACGAATCAACTTTTAATCAATACCAAGAAGTTTTAGAACGAGTTGTTAGTATCTCTAAGGATAAGGGAGGTCGTGCTCTTACAAATGCTAGTCGTAAGGCCGAACTGCAAGACTTGAAAGAAACCTACAACCAAGAGAGAAAAGCAAAATTTGAGAAGCTGATTGCACTCAATGATCAAATCACTTTACTAAAATTCCAGGAAGAGTATCATCAAGAGTCCTGGGACTTGGCAAAGACATTCCAAGTGTTCATGAGAGATTTTGTTGATGCCTATCGACAACGAAAACGCGAAGAAAATGCCTTCGAATTTGCTGATATTAGCCACTATACCATTGAGATTTTGGAAAACTTCCCACAGGTTCGTCAAGAGTATCAGGAACGCTTCCATGAAGTCATGGTTGATGAGTACCAAGATACCAACCATATCCAGGAAAGAATGCTAGAACTCCTCTCAAACGGTCATAATCGTTTTATGGTGGGTGACATTAAGCAGTCTATTTATCGTTTTAGACAGGCAGATCCCCAAATCTTCAATGAAAAATTCCACAGCTTTGCTCAGGATGGCAAAGAAGGTCAGTTAATACTGCTCAAGGAAAACTTCCGTAGTAGTTCTGAAGTTCTTGATGCTACGAACGATGTCTTTAAGCATCTCATGGATGAGGAAGTTGGAGAGATATCTTATGACGGCATGCATCAACTTGTTTTCGGATATACTGATTTACAGCCAGATTCAGAAAACAAGGCAGAAGTCCTCTTGTATGATAAGGATGTTGACAGTGATTCTAAGGATGAGGAAGAGTTTTCGACCAACAAACTGACTGGTGAAATGCGAATGGTCATTAAGGAGATATTGCATCTTCATAATGATAAAGGGGTTCCTTTCAATGACATGGCTCTCTTAACTGCCAGCAGAAGTCGGAATGACCAGGTATTACTTGCCTTGTCTGAGTATGGGATTCCAGTCAAGACAGATGGCGCTCAAGCAAACTATTTGCAATCCCTAGAAGTCCAGGTGATGTTGGATACTCTTCGTGTCATCCACAACCCTCTTCAAGACTTTGCTTTGGTTGCTCTAATGAAATCTCCGATGTTTAGCTTCGATGAGGATGAATTGGCTCGTCTAGCTCTTCAAAATTCTGAGGATAAGGTTCAAGAGAACTTTTATGAAAAACTAGTCAATGCTCAAGCAAAAACTAGTATCCAAAAGGATTTAATAAAATCTGAACTCCATAAAAAGCTTAACCTTTTCTTGGAAACTGTTAATTCTTGGCGTTTGTTCTCAAAAACTCATTCGCTTTATGACCTTATTTGGAAAATCTATAGTGAACGTTTCTATTATGATTATGTTGGTGCTTTGCCAAATGGTCAGGCTAGACAGGCCAACCTTTATGCCCTAGCCCTACGAGCTGACCAGTTTGAAAAGAGTAATTTTAAAGGCTTATCACGTTTCATAACTATGATTGATCAAGTCTTGGAAGCCAAGCATGACCTTGCCAGCGTCACTGTAGCTCCACCTAAGGATGCTGTGGAGCTTATGAGTATTCATAAGAGTAAGGGACTTGAGTTCCCTTATGTCTTTATTCTCAATATTGATCAGCAATTTAACAAGCAAGATTCCATGTCTGAAGTCATCCTAAGTCGAAAAAATGGCCTAGGTCTTAAGTATGTGGCTAGAGTAGCTACAAATGCAAAAGAGGAATATCTTCCATCATCGATTAAGTTATCTATCCCAAGCTTGACTTATACTCAAAATGAGGAAGAGCTGCAATTAGCAAGCTATTCTGAGTTGATGCGTTTACTTTATGTAGCCATGACTCGTGCTGAGAAAAAACTCTATCTAGTCGGAAAGGGATCAAGGGAAAAGTTGGAGTCTAAAGAATACCTGACAAATGGGCAAGGTCTCCTAACACGTCAAACCAGGTTAGATGCTCAAAATTTCCAGGACTGGATTTGGGCAATCTATCAAGCTTTTTCTAAAGAGGACTTACACTTTAGTGTTCGTTTCGAGGGTGAAGAACAACTGACAGAAGAAGCTATCGGTAAATTGGAAACTAAAAGCCAGCTCCAAGATCTTTCTCAGACAAGTAACCGTCAGTCTGATACCATTAAGGAAGCTTTAGAAATGCTGAAAGAAGTGGAAGTGTATAATGAAATCCATCGTGCAGCAATCAATCTCCCAAGTGTTCAGACCCCAAGCCAGATTAAGAAGTTTTATGAACCAGTCATGGATATGGAAGGTGTAGTAGTAGCTGGTCAAAGTAAACCAAAAGAAAATACTATTCAGTTTGAACTCCCAGACTTCTCCAAGACAGAAAAAGTCACTAGAGCTGAAATTGGTAGTGCTACCCATGAACTCATGCAGCGAATCAATCTTGATAAGGAACCTAAATTAGAAACTTTAACGGTGGCTTTAGAGCAAGTGCAAGCAAGCCCTGCTGTTAAAGATAAAGTTAATCTTAATAAAATCTTGTCTTTCTTTGATACAGCTCTTGGTCAAGAGATTCTTAAAAATCAAGATAAACTTTATCGAGAACAACCCTTCTCTATGTTAAAAAGAGATGCTAAGAGTCAGGAAGACTTTGTTGTCCGTGGAATTTTAGATGGTTATCTAGTTTATGAGGATAAAATTGTTCTTTTTGACTACAAGACAGATCATTATGAATATCCAAGTCAACTGATTGAACGTTATAGAGGTCAATTATCTCTATATGCAGAAGCCTTATCCCGTTCTTATCAAATAGACAAGGTTGAAAAATATCTGATTTTGCTTGGCAAAGATATGGTTGAAGTGGTCGAGGTGAACTAATCTTGTAAAAACTATTGTCATACTTGACAGTAGTTTTTATTTATTTTCAGTTATGGTATACTAGTTGCAGAAAAGGATGTAAAAGAATCTATGTCAAAAGAAATCGATATTGAATATTATCATCAATTAGCGCTACAAAAACAAAAGGAACACAGAAAATTTCTAGGAAACCTAAAGAAGAAAGCTCCTAAAAATTTGGATAAGATTGCACTTGAGATTCACCAAGAGGTTTTTGAGGAAATTGATTGTACAGCCTGTGCCAATTGTTGTAAAACTCTTGGTCCTGACTTTAAAGAAGCTGATATAACTCGCATTGCCAAGTACTTTAAAATGAAATTACCAGCCTTCGAAGACGAATTTCTCCAAGTTGATGAAGACGGTGATAAGGTCTTTAAGTCAATGCCATGTCCATTTCTAGGTGACGATAATCTATGTTCTATATATGATGTTCGTCCTAAGGCTTGTAGAGAATTTCCACATACCGACCGAAAAAAGATTTATCAAATCAATAATCTGACTATCAAAAACACTTTAACCTGTCCTGCGGCCTATCTCTTCGTTGAGAAATTAAGAGAAAAAACCGAATGAAGGAGTCTTTATTAGGTAATTGTTTGTCAATTAAGCGTTTACATGGTATAATGTATGTGAAAAAATTATCAATCTATCGGATTTTGCTTATGCATGATCCCTTTCATATAAGGAGAAAAAGTGAATGAAAAAACTCACTAAATTTGGCATTATCACAATGTCTGTTTTTGTTCTAAATCTGGTATCACAGTCAGTGGTTCAAGCTGATGAAACTAATAGCGAACCAGCAAATGTTTCAGTGACACCAGGTATTACTAATTCAACTGATGCTGAGAACACTTCTTCAGCAGACAATAAGGTTGCACCAGACCCTACTAGTGACACATCACTAAAATCAGACGAAGAGGGTGCCAATGCTTCCTCACCAAAAACTATGGTTGCACCAGACCCTACTAGTGACACCTCACTGAAATCAGACGAAGAGGGTGCCAATGCTTCCTCACCAAAAACTGAAGAAATCTCAACTAATAGCGAAGCTACAACTGGCGGGAAAGAAGATTCAACCTCTCCTTCTGGGACTTCAACAGGCTCTGTCCCAGGCGCTAGTTGGGAACCAGATGGTAGCAATATCATTGATGAAGGTGGTTACGTCAATGTTGAAGGACTTCCAGCACATTTTAGTGAAGATGGTAAAAGTGTAGTCTACAATTACACTGTATCCTTCAAAGGAATGCACTCAAGTGATCGTGGCCAAACAGTCCGTGACATTCGTGTTCGTATTCCTAAAATTGCAGGTGCAAAGGCTGATTTCACTTTGATTGGAACACGTGATGCTAATGAAAATCCTGTAGATGTCAATGTTCCAATGAAAGAGCTTAAGTATGATGAATATGATGCGTATTCTGATTGGGATGCGATTGTTCCAACTGCTGAGGAACTAGCAGCGGGTAAGAAACCATCTATTGTAGATATGCAAGATTATGATTTCGGTGATGGAACTGTTAATTTATATGCTGTCAGTTCAAAAACATTGAGATCAACTGCTCTTCGAGTATCTGTAACCGTACCCTTGGAGGAAGCTAAGAAGATCAAGTACTTACCAATCGACGCGAGATTTGCTTGGAAATGTTCTCAAGAAGGTGGGGTTGGTTCATTTGAAGAAGGTTGCCAAAGTCTAGAAGAATATCATCGAATTCAACCATATTATCCAGATAGCAATGGGAAAATGACTTATGGCGCCCTAGCTAATCCAAGCTTAGTAGATGATACTTATGTTCAGAATGACCATCTAGTTAGGTCAGTTTCAAACCCAACTACTCATATCACACCAAATAACGGTGACTGGAAAACTATTCCTCATGATGTTAATATTAATCCTGAGACCTTCTTTAATTATGTTAAAACTTTTACTTTGAAATACAATCCTGCTGTTAAATACTATGCTTCAGAATTTGAAGATATGGCTGACCAGGATGTTTCTACGCTTCACTATGGAGATGTAGTGGTGGATTATGTTATCAAAGGAACAAATCAATCTATCAAGGAAACATATAAAGACACACCATTAACTTCTATTTATGGATCTGATGGAAATCTTGTGACCTACAATGCTGCTGAAAACGCAGATGAGCGTCCGTCTTCTATCACTGTAGATGGTAAAAAATACAATCTAGTTGGTGTTTCTTCAACATCTGCACCTGAAACAGGTCAGTTAAAAGAAGGTACAACTCATGTTATTTATGAGTATGAGAAGGAGCCAGATCCAGAACCAACTCCAGATCCTAAACCAACCCCAGATCCAGAGCCAACTCCAGATCCTAAACCAACCCCAGATCCAGAGCCAACTCCAGATCCAGAGCCAACTCCAGATCCGAAACCAACCCCAGATCCAGAGCCAACTCCAGATCCAGAGCCAACTCCAGATCCAGAGCCAACTCCAGATCCAGAGCCAATTCCAAATCCAGAGCCAACTCCAGATCCGAAACCAACCCCAGATCCAGAGCCAACTCCAGATCCGAAACCAACTCCAGATCCAGAGCCAACTCCAGATCCAGAGCCAACTCCAGATCCGAAACCAACTCCAGATCCAGAACCAACTCCAGATCCAGAGCCAACTCCAAATCCAGAGCCAACTCCAGATCCGAAACCAACCCCAGATCCAGAGCCAACTCCAGATCCGAAACCAACCCCAGATCCAGAACCAACCCCAGATCCGAAACCAACTCCAGATCCAGAGCCAACCCCAGATCCAAAACCGACTCCAGATCCAGAGCCAACTCCAGATCCAGAGCCAACTCCAGATCCGAAACCAACCCCAGATCCAGAGCCAACTCCAGATCCAGAGCCAACTCCAAATCCAGAGCCAACTCCAGATCCTAAACCAACCCCAGATCCAGAGCCAACTCCAGATCCGAAACCAACCCCAAATCCAGAGCCAACTCCAGATCCGAAACCAACCCCAAATCCAGAGCCAACTCCAGATCCAGGAAGCAAATCAGAAGAAACACCGAAACCTATTCAACAAGATAAAGTTCAATCTTCTGAGCAAAAAGTAGCTCATGAAAAAGCTCAGTTACCAAATACAGGTACTTCTGATTCGCCATTAATTATGAATCTTCTTGCTATTATAGCTGGAATATTTGGTATTTCACTTTTCAAAAAAAGTAAAAAAAACAAAGAATTAAGTGAATAGTTCTATAAAAAGCCATCTAAATTGGATGGCTTTTTAACATAGTCTACTATTTTTCTATAGTTAAAGTCTGTATTTAACAGGCTTTAATTTTTGTATATTTATCAATCTTATCTAATCAAAAATCATCTACTTGTCTTAAAGTTTCTTTAACTTTTTCTTAAAGAAAACTGATATAAGGTATTTTTAAGCGATGTTCTGTATAGTTATTCCATCATCAAAGAAGGAGGTATCGATATGAACTATATAGTCATTCCAGCTTATCAACCAGATAATAAACTTATCAAACTTATCGAAAAAATTCATGAAAAGAGTAATTTTCATATCCTTGTCATTGACGATGGAAGTTCATCAAAGTGCCAAAAAATCTTTGATAAAGCCGAGCAATATGCTACGGTACTCCGTCACGAAGTGAATCAAGGTAAAGGGCAGGCGCTTAAAACAGCCTTTTCTTATATCCAAGACCAAAACATTTATGGAACAGTAGTCACAGCAGACGCGGATGGGCAACACAAAATTTGGGATATTTTCCGTGCGGCTAACAAAGCTTCTGAAAATCCTAACAAGCTAATCTTGGGTGTGCGTGCCTTTACAGGTAAGGTTCCACTCCGTAGTCGTTTTGGGAATAGCTTGACAAAAGTACTCTTTAAATTACAAACAGGAGTAGGAGTAACAGATACTCAGACAGGCCTTCGCGCCTTTACAACAAATCTCATTCCTTTTATGCTAAAGATCGAAGGTCAACGTTATGAATACGAAATGAACATGCTTCTGGAAGCAAGCAAAGAATATGAAATCATACGGTGTAAAAACGGTCTACAACCTTGATGGTGGTGGATCATCTACGCTTTACTTCAACGGTCAGGTTATTAACAAGCCAACGACTGGAGGAAACAAAATTTCAGAAAGGGCGGTGAGTGATATTGTCTACATCGGTTATTAATCCTAACAAAAAACGTTTTAAAAAAACTGTCATCTCTTATACACTAATTACGATTTTCTTCTTTGCCTTCTCTAGAATTTATGAAGCATTCAGTTTTGGAGAGACATCAGTTCATATGCATTACTTGTTCGCTGTACCTCTGGTGGGTGGGATAATACTAGCAATCTTGCTCAAAGCCCCTCCGTATTTGTCCAGAATTAGCCTTAATTTATGGAATTCGGCAGTAGCTATTGTTACAACAGGGACACTATTCCGAGGTATTGTCAATCTATCTGGTCGTTCAACCACACTTGATGCACCATATTGGTATGTAGGTATTAGTTTTGCAATCTTAGCTATTCTATCTACATTTATAAATCCTCTTCTAACTTATAAACGTACCAAAGTAATAGAAGGTTAATTATTAGAATAAAATAAGTAGTCGTTCAGATATTGTTCGACTACTTTTTGTTGACTTTTATTTCTAAATTGTTTTAACAATATTACAACTTTCTTTCTTTTTAAAGATGTTACTTTTATATTTGAAATTATAATGTATAATAAAATAGAGATTGTTGTCTTTAAAACGATAAGTAAGAAGTAAAAAATATAGGGAATATAAAATTGAAAGGATAAAATAATGAAAAAGATATTACTAGCAAGTACAGTTGTTCTTTCCATAGCAGGGATTTCAAAAAACAACGTCCTGGCTGAAGAAAACCAAGCTACAAACAAAGTGCAAAGTTCAGAAAAAACTGTAGCAAATGAAATAAGTAAAGAAGCTAAAGAGAAAAAGCAAGCTCAAGGTCAAGAGCAGAACGATAAGCAGAATCAGAACGAAACACAAAACAAGGTAGAAAAAGATTCTTCCCAATCTACACAGAAACAAGAAACAGCCCTTACCAAGGATAACTCTTCAACAGAAGAAATTACTGAAGAGGTCAACAAAGAAGGTTGGCAAAAAGAGAATGGTCAATGGCGTTATTATGAAAATAAAAAGGCTGTTACGAATTGGAAAAAAATAGCTGGTCACTGGTATTATTTTAACCAAGACGGTACCATGCTTAGCAATACAGTTTATGATGACTATCTCTTTAACAAAAGCGGTGCTATGGTTGAAACTTCTTGGGTAAAAATTGATGAAAAGTGGTATTATGCCACAGAATCAGGAAAGATTATCCGCAACAAATGGGAAAAAATCAACGGTTTTTGGTATCGTTTTGATGAAACTGGTATCATGTTAAGCAAAACCATTTATAATGACTATCTTATTCAGACTAGCGGTGCTATGGCTGAAAAGAACTGGGTAAAAATGAATGAAAAGTGGTACTATGCTACTGATTCAGGAAAAGTCGTTCGTAATAAGTGGGAAAAGATTAATAGCTCTTGGTACCTATTTGATAAAGACGGGGTTATGTTGAGTAGTCAATGGAAAGATAAATACTACCTAAAAGATAGTGGCGCCATGGCTCAAAACGAATGGTTCTTTGATAAAAAATACAATAGTTGGTTCTACTTAAAATCAGATGGTTCTTATGCTGAAAACCAATGGCAAGGGTCCTACTATCTCAAATCATACGGTTATATGGCCAAGAATGAGTGGATCTTTGATAAGAGTTACAATGCTTGGTATTATCTAAAAGATGATGGACTATATGCTACTGGAACACTCAAAATCAATGGTAAAAATTATAGCTTTGAAAATAACGGGAAGTGGATCTCTAATCCATCTAGTTATTATAAAGTAAAACCAATAACAGCCTATGTTTATAGTGCTTCTGGAGATAGACTTAGCTATATTTCTCAAGGTACTATAGTTGCTGTTTCTGACACAGAGTCTCAAGGTGACAGACTCCCAGTCCAAATTTCTGGACTTTCAGGCTTTATGAATAAGGGTGACCTTGTAGCTGTTAACACTAATAATGAGTTTATCCCTCATTACACAAGCGATGGTCGTTACGTTTATCACGAGTTATCACCTTATACAAGTATTCGTGTAGCACCTCATAGTTCATCGATGGCTATTGGTACAAAATACTATTCAGCAGATGGCGTTAACTTTGATAACTTTAAAGTTGAGAACCCATTCCTCTATAGAGATCTAAGAAAGCCAACAAATTATACAGCAGCTGAACTCGATAAAGTTTATTCTCTTATGAATATTCAGGGGAGTCGACTTGCAGGAAAAGGAGAGGTCTTCAAAGAAGCGGAGAAACGCTATCAGGTGAATGCACTCTATCTAATGGCGCACAGTGCTCTAGAAAGCGCATGGGGACGTAGTCAGATTGCAAAAGATAAGAATAACTTCTTTGGTATTGCTGCCTATGATACCACTCCATATGATTCTGCAAAGAGTTTCGACAATGTTGATAAGGGAATCCTAGGTGCAGCTAAATGGATTCGAGAAAATTATATTGATGAAGGTAGAACCTATCTTGGTAACAAATCATCTGGTATGAACGTTCTTTACGCTTCCGATCCATATTGGGGTGAAAAGATTGCTAGCATTATGATGACAATCAATAGTAAACTTGGTGAAAAAGATTAAAATATTTTAAAATCGATAACTTTAAAATGGTTATCGATTTTCTCTATTATAAATCATAAAAAATAAAGGGTTTACTTTTTTAGTAAACCCTTTTTTGGTTGTGAACTTAAATCATATAAAATTAGACCACTTTAATTGTGTTCATTAAAATTAGTTATTTTTAGATTTAAGTGAGTTTCTAACAACTAGAATTGATGAAACAAGGATGATAGTACCAAGAATTGTTACAAATGTTCCTTTTCTTTCACCAGTTTTTGGAAGCCCTGGCTTATCTTCAGTTGTAGTTGTTGTAGTTGAAGTAGCCTTAGGTTCTACAGTTGTAGTTGTTGTAGTTGAAGTAGTCTTAGGTTCTACAGTTGTAGTTGTAGGCTCTTCAGTTGTAGTTGTAGTTGAAGTAGTCTTAGGCTCTTCAGTTGTAGTTGTTGTGCTTGAAGTAGTCTTAGGCTCTTCAGTTGTAGTTGTAGTTGAAGTAGTCTTAGGCTCTTCAGTTGTAGTTGTAGTTGAAGTAGTCTTAGGCTCTTCAGTTGTAGTTGTAGTTGAAGTAGTCTTAGGCTCTTCAGTTGTAGTTGTAGTTGAAGTAGTCTTAGGCTCTTCAGTTGTAGTTGTTGTGCTTGAAGTAGTCTTAGGCTCTTCAGTTGTAGTTGTTGTGCTTGAAGTAGTCTTAGGCTCTTCAGTTGTTGTTGTAGTTGAAGTAGTTGTAGGCTCTTCAGTTGTTGTTGTAGTTGAAGTAGTCTTAGGCTCTTCAGTTGTTGTTGTAGTTGAAGTAGTTGTAGACTCTTCAGTTGTTGTTGTAGTTGAAGTAGTTGTAGGCTCTTCAGTTGTTGTTGTAGTTGAAGTAGTTGTAGGCTCTTCAGTTGTTGTTGTAGTTGAAGTAGTTGTAGGCTCTTCAGTCGTAGTTGTAGTTGAAGTAGTTGTAGGCTCTTCAGTTGTTGTTGTAGTTGTTGAAGTAGTTGTAGGCTCTTCAGTCGTAGTTGTAGTTGAAGTAGTTGTAGGCTCTTCAGTTGTAGTTGTAGTTGAAGTAGTTGTAGGCTCTTCAGTTGTAGTTGTGGTTGTAGTTGTAGTTGTGGTTGTAGTAGTTGAAGTTTGATCGCCATCCACACCACCGTTTGCATTGATGTTTGCCACAGATGCGTTTACTTCTTTGGCCACAACCGCAGTTTCACCTTTGACTTGGTACCAAACTTTTGTGTTGTTCTTGAAGTCTTTTTGCTTTTCATTTTCTAATTTTGTACGATAGAAAATTAGAACGCCAGTCTTGTTGATCAAGTCTTTTGGAATTGTAACAGTGATTTTTCCAGAAGCATCAATTGTGAATGTTGATCCAGGAAAGGCCGCTAAGAAATCGTCGATAGCAGTTGCACCACCGTAATATCCAGGTTTATTACCTGTTGTAGTAATACTGAAGCTATCTTTTACAAGTGAATGACCACCTTGGATTTCATCTTCCACACGAACGTCGCCGTCCACTTCTAAGTTCATTGCGTTGATTGTCAATGTCCAAAGAATGTGTTCAGGATCATTAGCGTGCATATCCCCAGCTTTTAAGTAGAATGGAGCGTGGTTTTCGCCAGTCGCCTCTTTCTTAACGCTTAGATCTACTGTCTTATCTCCACTGATGATAGTAAATTTACCAACATGTTCTTTATCAGTTGCTGTATCATTATGAACTTCAATCTCAAATTCACCCCAACCACGGATGTTTTGAAGGTTTTTGATAGCTTCGTTAAAAGTAACAGTAGCAGAGCCATCAGTAATGACCATGTCTCCAACGTAAGTTCCGTCGATGTTTAGAGGAATAGTCTTTTTAAAACCTACCCCATAGACTGTACCAGAACTAGTCCAATTAACTTTTAATGTATCACCTGGTTGGATTTTTTGTGCGTGCTCGTCAAATGTAAACTTAACAGTTGTTTGTCCACCATTTGTGAGTTCATTTGATGAAACAGTCAGTGAGCTAATATTATTACTGACATCTCCAGCTTTTACCACATCAGACTGCGAAAATACTATGAACAATAAGGGTAAAAATACAAGAAAGAAGACTTTTGCAAGTCTACTTAGATTATTTTTTTTCATTTCCTTCTCCTATTTGTCTCCAAATTTTTACACTTATTTGTATGTTGAAAATAAAACCTACAAATATATGCATAA from Streptococcus sp. oral taxon 061 includes these protein-coding regions:
- a CDS encoding glucosaminidase domain-containing protein; the encoded protein is MKKILLASTVVLSIAGISKNNVLAEENQATNKVQSSEKTVANEISKEAKEKKQAQGQEQNDKQNQNETQNKVEKDSSQSTQKQETALTKDNSSTEEITEEVNKEGWQKENGQWRYYENKKAVTNWKKIAGHWYYFNQDGTMLSNTVYDDYLFNKSGAMVETSWVKIDEKWYYATESGKIIRNKWEKINGFWYRFDETGIMLSKTIYNDYLIQTSGAMAEKNWVKMNEKWYYATDSGKVVRNKWEKINSSWYLFDKDGVMLSSQWKDKYYLKDSGAMAQNEWFFDKKYNSWFYLKSDGSYAENQWQGSYYLKSYGYMAKNEWIFDKSYNAWYYLKDDGLYATGTLKINGKNYSFENNGKWISNPSSYYKVKPITAYVYSASGDRLSYISQGTIVAVSDTESQGDRLPVQISGLSGFMNKGDLVAVNTNNEFIPHYTSDGRYVYHELSPYTSIRVAPHSSSMAIGTKYYSADGVNFDNFKVENPFLYRDLRKPTNYTAAELDKVYSLMNIQGSRLAGKGEVFKEAEKRYQVNALYLMAHSALESAWGRSQIAKDKNNFFGIAAYDTTPYDSAKSFDNVDKGILGAAKWIRENYIDEGRTYLGNKSSGMNVLYASDPYWGEKIASIMMTINSKLGEKD
- a CDS encoding LPXTG cell wall anchor domain-containing protein; the protein is MKKNNLSRLAKVFFLVFLPLLFIVFSQSDVVKAGDVSNNISSLTVSSNELTNGGQTTVKFTFDEHAQKIQPGDTLKVNWTSSGTVYGVGFKKTIPLNIDGTYVGDMVITDGSATVTFNEAIKNLQNIRGWGEFEIEVHNDTATDKEHVGKFTIISGDKTVDLSVKKEATGENHAPFYLKAGDMHANDPEHILWTLTINAMNLEVDGDVRVEDEIQGGHSLVKDSFSITTTGNKPGYYGGATAIDDFLAAFPGSTFTIDASGKITVTIPKDLINKTGVLIFYRTKLENEKQKDFKNNTKVWYQVKGETAVVAKEVNASVANINANGGVDGDQTSTTTTTTTTTTTTTTEEPTTTSTTTTTEEPTTTSTTTTTEEPTTTSTTTTTTEEPTTTSTTTTTEEPTTTSTTTTTEEPTTTSTTTTTEEPTTTSTTTTTEESTTTSTTTTTEEPKTTSTTTTTEEPTTTSTTTTTEEPKTTSSTTTTTEEPKTTSSTTTTTEEPKTTSTTTTTEEPKTTSTTTTTEEPKTTSTTTTTEEPKTTSTTTTTEEPKTTSSTTTTTEEPKTTSTTTTTEEPTTTTVEPKTTSTTTTTTVEPKATSTTTTTTEDKPGLPKTGERKGTFVTILGTIILVSSILVVRNSLKSKNN